Within the Elusimicrobium sp. An273 genome, the region ATTCCACATTGATGGTTACCGCAAATTTGGCCGGTTTTGCAATGTGGTTTTTATAAGAAATGCTCGGCAAATAGGTGGGATCGTATTCAATGGCTACAAGGGCCTTGTCCAACACGTTAAAAAGTTCCTGCTTGGTCGCAGCGGAGAAGGTCAATACATCGCTTTGGATTTTCTCCCCGGGAACGTGAAGGGTATACGAATTACTGCTGGTCATAGTCGGTTTCTCCTGTACCGGTACGGAAACGGTTACTTGTTGTTTGGATTCTTCAGCCTTTTTAAGCAGGCTGTCGTTCATTTCTTCCATAGCCACGTGGAAGTTCGTGCCGCCAAAACCAAAGGCGGAAACGTTGGCGCGGCGGATTTTGCCGCCCGGCCATTCTTCCGCTTTGGTAATCACGCGGAAGGGGCAGGTGCTCCAATCCACGATGGGGTTGGGCGTTTCAAAATTGACGGACGGCGGCAACACCTTATTATATAAGGCCAGCGAGGTTTTGATTAACGAAGCAATCCCCGCCGCCGCTTTGGCGTGGCCGATTTGGCTTTTTACGCTGCCCAACCCAATGGAGCCGGGTTTGACGTACGGGCTAAACAGCTCGGTCAACGCGCCCAGTTCCACCGCATCCCCTACGCGGGTGCCGGTGCCGTGCGCTTCAATTAAGCCTACGGCTTCGGGCGTGTAGTCCAATTGTTCAAAGGTTTTTTCGACCGCCAGCTTCTGGCCTTTGGGGTTGGGCGCGGTAATGCCCTTGCCTTTCCCGTCGGAAGAAGCCCCTACGGCGCGGATGACGGCGTAAATCCGGTCGCCGTCTTTGACCGCATCGCTGAGGCGTTTTAAAATTACCATCCCGGCGCCTTCGGCCATTACAAAGCCGTTCGCGCGGGCGTCAAACGGATAGGAACCCGTTTCGGACAAAGCGCCGATTTTGCAGAATTTGATGTAGGCAGAGGGAGACATCATCTGATCTACACCGCCTGCAATGGCCATATCAAAATTGCCCATGCGCAGGCCGTTTACGGCTTGGTCAATGGCGGCCAGCGAGGTGGCGCAGGCGGCGTCCACCGCGAAGTTGGTGCCGTGCAAGTCAAACACGTTGGCTACGCGGCCCGGAATAACGTTGGCCAGTTCGCCCGGCATGGAATCTTCGTTAATCGGGGCGAATTTTTCGCGCACGCCGGCATCCATTTCTTCCAGCATTTTTTGTGCATCGGACGGAGCCAACGATTTAAAGGACGGGGTATTCTTTAAAATTTCATACAAAAACGGGCGGTTGAGGCGCGTGTTGGACATTTCGTTTTTCATACCACCCATCGAGTTGCCGATAATAACCGCAGTGCGGTTGTGGTCAAACTCTTTTTTATCGTAACCGGAATCTTCCAACGCCATGCGCGTGGTTTCAATAGCCAGGTGCTGCACGGTGTCCATTTGTTTGGCAATTTGCGGAGGAATGCGGTATTTTAAGGAATTGAATTTGAAAGACTGGGGAATAAAACCGCCGATTTTGGAATAAAGTTTATCTTCGGCTTTATGGTCGGGGCTGTAGAAAAGTCTGTAGTCCCAGTACGACGCAGGAATTTCAGTAATGCAGTATTTGCCTTCTTTAATGTTGCTCCAGAATTCGTCTTTGTTTAACGCTCCGGGCATAATCGCACCGATACCAACGATGGCGATAGGTTCAAGGTTTTTATTTTTCATTTTGTCTCCTAACGTAAAATCCTCTTTCCTTGGCATACGTATATAGGTATATTTTATGAAATTTTACAGAGGCAAAACAAATCCACGCACGCTTTTTTTGCTTTAAGTATTGACAAAACCTAATTGCTTTTGTTAGATTTTTGGCTTCCGTTTGTGCCAAAACAGGCTCTTTTCGTCAAAAGCGGTCGGTTTAGCCGCAAAGCCAATTTTTGCAAAAACAGGTTCTTTTTTGCATTTCAAAAAGAAAAGATACTTCTTATTTTAAAAATTATACAAGCGTATAAAATTAAAAACCGCCGCAAATTTGGCGGCGGTTTTAAAACGTGAGAGTTAAAAAATAAACTATTTTTGCGGTTTATCCTCAGCCACTTTCATATTTTCCAATTCTTCAATCAGGCTAATTAAAGTGGGCTGCAATTTGGTTACATATTCCTGTTCAAAGGTTCCCAGGCGCTGTTCCAAGCGGGAAAGCTGTTTGGAAATTTCCGCATTGGATTTGTCATGCGCCACTTTCAGTTCTTCCAACCGGTAGTGCAAATCTTTCACCTTTTCTTTCAAATCGGCCACTTCCAGCGAAGCAGACCCCTGCAGCGACTGCAAAATGGAAGCGCGCGGTTTAAAGGCCGGCGGCTGCGCAACGGTAACCACCGTCAAGTCTTCTACCGCCGGTTCAAAATCCGTTTCATGCGCCAAAGCGGCACGGTATTTGGCCGTAAAGACAAATAATAGAATAAAGCAAACGGTAAACCCGATGAGTTGTAAAATGACAATGTTATCCATAGCTCATATCATATCATATTTTCGCTGGGAAGAATATGATAAAACCTCTCTTTATTATTTTTAACTTCCGCTTGAAAACGCTTTTCCCCCACGCCGCCAATCGCCCGCCTGGCGGCTGCTATTTAGGTTTGACCACCACAAAACACGCACAGAACGCCGCCAGCAGAAATACGCCGTACACAACGTAGCGCCATACCGGCTGGCTGATGGCGGGGCAAAGCCAATAGAACAGCCCGCACAAAATTACAAACGAAAGAATGCCAAAGGTATTAAATTTAAATGTCGGTTTCATAACGTTCCTATTTAATAACCGTACCCGTCTGGCCCGTTTGGTAGTGGACGATGCGGATTTCCACTCCTTTTTCTTTGGCTAAACGGACGGCATCCGGGTGCAGTACGCTGGCTCCGTTCAGCGCCAGTTTGTACATTTCGTCAAAATCCAGCACCTCGTATTTTTGGGCTTTGAGGTCTTTATTGGGATCTGCGGAGTAAACGCCGTCCACGTCTTTAATCATTTCCACGTGGTCGGCCCCCAGCTGGGCCGCCAAAAAGACGGCGGAAACGTCGCTCCCCCCGCGTTTTAGCGTAGTGATTTCCTTATCCTGCCCAATTCCCTGGAACCCGGCCACCACCGGCACATGCCCTTTCTGAATTTCGTTTACCAGGCGGGTGCCTTTTAATTCCAAAATATCCGCCCCGGTGTGGGTGCAGGTGGTAATCAGCCCGATTTGCGAGCCGGTAAGCGAGATAGACGGCACGCCGATGGCGCGCAGCGCAATAGACAAAAGCGCCACGCTGACGCGTTCGCCGGTGGTTACCAGCATATCCAGTTCGCGCTTATCCGGCGTGGGGGTAATGCTAAAAGCGTGATCCAGCAGTACATCCGTTAAATTTCCGTTGGCGGAAGCCACCACCAGCGGAATAAAATTTTGATCGTAGCGGGACTTAATTAAATTAGCCGCCATCAGCAATTTTTGTTTATTGGCCAGCGTGTTGCCGCCGAATTTCATAATGCAAACTTTTCTCATTGCCCCTCTCCTTGCAGCCACGGCGCCACCGTATAGGCGCTTACCATTTCTTCATACGAAGTGCGTTTGCGGACAACGGCAAACTCCTTGCCGTTTACCAGCACTTCCGGCACCAGCGGGCGAAAATTGTACATGGACGACATCGCCGCGCCATACGCCCCTGCACACATTATAGCAAGTAGTCCGCCTGCCTGGACAGGCTCTATAATACGCTCGTGGGCAAACACGTCGCCCGATTCGCAAATCGGGCCCACGATATCGGCAATCATCGGCGCAACGCCCGTTTTGTGCACCGGCAAAATGGTGTGCCACGCCTCATAAAGCGCCGGGCGGATTAAATCGTTCATTCCGGCATCCACAATGATAAAATTTTTTTCACCGTTGGACTTGCACCCGATTACTTGCGTGACCAAAATCCCGGCGTTGCCCACGATAGAACGCCCCGGCTCCACGATTAAATGTTTCTTGAACCCTCCCAACGTTTCCCGCACCACCTGGGCATATGCCTCACACGTAGGCGGCAGTTCCACATTGTAATTAATCCCCATTCCGCCGCCCAGGTCAATGTTTTCAATACCAATTCCCTCCGATTCCAGCGTCCGCACCATGGCGGCAATTTTGGTAAACGCCAGCCGAAAAGGCTCCAAATCCAATAGCTGCGAACCGATGTGCACGGCAATGCCCGCAATGCGTATCCCCGGCAGGCGGGCGGCTTTGACATACAACTCATGCGCTTCGGGCCACGGTACGCCAAATTTATTTTCTTTTTTCCCGGTAGTAATTTTGACGTGGGTCAACGCGTCCACATCCGGATTGACGCGCAACGCCAGATTAGCCTTTTTCCCCAGCGCCAAGGCAATTTCGTTTAGCGTTTCCACTTCGGCGGCGGACTCGGCATTAATCTGCAAAATCCCCAGCTTCACCGCCTCTTCCAGTTCGGCCCGCGTTTTGCCTACGCCGGAAAAGACGATTTTGTCCGCCGCGATTCCCGCCCGCCGGGCTACAAACAGCTCCCCGCCCGACACAACGTCCGCCCCGCCGCCCAACCGCGCCACCGCCGACACCACGCTTAGGTTCGGGTTGGCTTTCACGGAATAGCAGACCGTTGCGTTTAGATCCGAAAGGGCCTGTTGATAAGCGTTAAAATTGCGCGTCAGCTTATCGGTGCTATAGCAATAAAAGGGCGTTCCCACCCGGCGCGCCAGGGCGGCCACGCTCACGCCTTCGGCATACAATTCTCCGTCTTGATAATGAAAGCACATATGTATTCTCCTTTTTAGCCATAAAAAACGCCCCCGCTTGCAATCAAGCGGAGGCGCAGCAAATGGATTTTAATTCAGGCCGTTATATATCCGCACAATTGCAAGCAAGCACGCAAGAGCTCTTTTTGCTCTTGTTCTGTTTGCTTACACGCTTGACGGATAAAATAATTGCCATAGGACAAGTATAGAAAAAAATCCCCCGCCATGCAACGCTTTGGCAAAACAAAACCCCGGAACCTGTTCGTTCCGGGGTTTTAAAAATCGTAAATTTGTTAATCCCAATTTTTGCGCAGTTTTTTGATGGCCTTTTTGACTTCCGGCTTAAGCGCGGGATCCACCAAATCAATAAACAGCTTCCCGTCCAAGTGATCCACTTCGTGCTGGAACGCTTTTGCCAGCAGGCCGCGGGCCCGCTTGACTTGTTCCTGGCCGTGTTCGTCGGTATATTTAATGGTTACGTCCGTAGCGCGTTTGACTTCGGCCCACAAACCGGGCAGCGACAGGCAGCCTTCTTCTTCCAGCTTTTCCCCGCGCATGGAAAGGATTTCCGGATTAATGATGACGTAACGCGTGAGCGGGGCATTTTCTTCGGCCGACTGCGGAATTAAAATCACGGCCATGCGGTACTCCAGCCCGATTTGATTTGCCGCCAGCCCCACGCCGCGCACCGCCAGGCAGGTTTCTTCCATATCCTTAAGCAGTTTGGGCAGCAGCGGCTCCAGCGTTTTAAAATCAACGGGTTTTAGTTTTTGGCGCAAGATGTTTTCGCCGTATTTCGTAACACGAAGAATAGCCATATTTTTATTTTACCATATTACAAGCCCGCCGGTTAGCGGGTAAAACGGTAGGAGACTTCTCTGCCTTCCCATAAAATGCGCAGGGTAACGGGGTGTTTTAACTCGTGGTCTTTTACGGCGCCCCACGTCATTACCGCCCGTTCAATTTGCGGGTTGGCGCCGTGCCGGCCGGACACGCCCATCACCACCTCTTCCGCGTCCGCCACTGCGGCGGCTTGGGCAATGGCGTAGTAGGCGTCGTTGGAATGAACCAGCACCGGCGTAACGGGCAGGCCGTATTTTTCCGCCAGAAAAATGACGGCCGTGAACACTTCCTGCTCATCCACCGCGGCCGAACGCATATCCTGGCGGTAGAGCACGTTTTCCACCGGTTTGCAGTACAGCACAATCACGTCCGTATCCTCCGCATTGGCTTTGCTGAGGACTTCTTCCAAATGGTACAGGTTTTCCGGGTTTTTGACCGCCACCAAAATCCGGTGCGGGTGGTCTAATTCCGAAAAGGCTTCTTTTAAATCGTCCACCGTTTGGGCATTGATGCGCTCGCGATAGCCTTCTTCAAACATCGTGTTGGCCCGTTTGGCGTTTAGCCGCTCCGAAAGCGAAAACACCGCAAACAAAAACGCCGTAAACCCCAACCCCGCCACCGTGGCCACTTGCTTGGTAAACAGGTTGACGCACGCTACCGACACCAAAAATCCGCACAGCAAAATCAGCCCCACGGGGATATAATAATTTTCGTACTTAATGTTCAGCGGGAACATAAAATCGCGCTTTTGGGCGGCTCTTTTCCAGCGCAGGCGGATAATGGCGGAAACTTCAAACACGAAGCACCACATCACCCCAAAGGCATACGCTTCCCCCAGCAGGTACACATTGCCGCGGGAAACCAAAATCACCGCCAGCTGCACGACGGCAATCACGTGGATAATATGGTAAGAAGTACCGTAGCGGCGGTGGATTTTGCGGAACCAATCGGTTAAAATACCGTCTTCCGCAATGCGGTTCATCAGCGAATTGGAGCCGATCAGCGAGGTGTTTACCGCGCCCGAAAGCATCGCCACGCCGCACACCACAATCATGGCCTGCATCAACAGCTTTAAGATATTGGGCCCGGCCATGCTCATGGCCAGCCCGGCCAGCAGGTTGTCGTAGTATTTGGTGGCCACCAGTTCCGGCGGGATAATCACGGCGGACAAAAACGTCAGCCCGCCCGTAAACAACAGCGCAAAGCCAAAAATCAGCCACGCGGCTTTTTTCAAATTTTGGGCTTTGGGGTATTCAATTTCCCGGTATACCTGCGAGAGCGTCTCAATCCCCGAAAGTGCCAGCACGCTGTGCCCGAAGGCCATCAGCATGCCCACCAGACCAATGGTTTGCATCCAGTCTATGCCGCCCGCCCAGCCCAGCGCCTCTTGGGAGAAGGCCAGCTGCGTTGGCGGCAGATGCGCCCCGTGCAGGGCCATGGTAATAAACGACCAAATGG harbors:
- the lysA gene encoding diaminopimelate decarboxylase; translated protein: MCFHYQDGELYAEGVSVAALARRVGTPFYCYSTDKLTRNFNAYQQALSDLNATVCYSVKANPNLSVVSAVARLGGGADVVSGGELFVARRAGIAADKIVFSGVGKTRAELEEAVKLGILQINAESAAEVETLNEIALALGKKANLALRVNPDVDALTHVKITTGKKENKFGVPWPEAHELYVKAARLPGIRIAGIAVHIGSQLLDLEPFRLAFTKIAAMVRTLESEGIGIENIDLGGGMGINYNVELPPTCEAYAQVVRETLGGFKKHLIVEPGRSIVGNAGILVTQVIGCKSNGEKNFIIVDAGMNDLIRPALYEAWHTILPVHKTGVAPMIADIVGPICESGDVFAHERIIEPVQAGGLLAIMCAGAYGAAMSSMYNFRPLVPEVLVNGKEFAVVRKRTSYEEMVSAYTVAPWLQGEGQ
- the def gene encoding peptide deformylase, with the protein product MAILRVTKYGENILRQKLKPVDFKTLEPLLPKLLKDMEETCLAVRGVGLAANQIGLEYRMAVILIPQSAEENAPLTRYVIINPEILSMRGEKLEEEGCLSLPGLWAEVKRATDVTIKYTDEHGQEQVKRARGLLAKAFQHEVDHLDGKLFIDLVDPALKPEVKKAIKKLRKNWD
- a CDS encoding APC family permease, whose translation is MKQPSSSSAGASRVKKVVVLTTAMLTFIPFWKAAAVVLCDFGSSAFYAGGIAMRAFGPAFPWYILAVMLFSGLLLMLELEACSLFVRGGAYKIVREGMGDTAAKLAASALIFDFILTGPISAVTAGHYLCGLFNSFLEWGGAAIELPENVISVLFGLLVTGYFWRQNVKGIEESSSKSAKIIAFSLAVCFLLAIWSFITMALHGAHLPPTQLAFSQEALGWAGGIDWMQTIGLVGMLMAFGHSVLALSGIETLSQVYREIEYPKAQNLKKAAWLIFGFALLFTGGLTFLSAVIIPPELVATKYYDNLLAGLAMSMAGPNILKLLMQAMIVVCGVAMLSGAVNTSLIGSNSLMNRIAEDGILTDWFRKIHRRYGTSYHIIHVIAVVQLAVILVSRGNVYLLGEAYAFGVMWCFVFEVSAIIRLRWKRAAQKRDFMFPLNIKYENYYIPVGLILLCGFLVSVACVNLFTKQVATVAGLGFTAFLFAVFSLSERLNAKRANTMFEEGYRERINAQTVDDLKEAFSELDHPHRILVAVKNPENLYHLEEVLSKANAEDTDVIVLYCKPVENVLYRQDMRSAAVDEQEVFTAVIFLAEKYGLPVTPVLVHSNDAYYAIAQAAAVADAEEVVMGVSGRHGANPQIERAVMTWGAVKDHELKHPVTLRILWEGREVSYRFTR